The Chionomys nivalis chromosome 1, mChiNiv1.1, whole genome shotgun sequence sequence gtgtgcagtgcccttagagaccagaagagggtctGGATactttggagctagagttacaggcaattgtgaaccccatgtgggtgctggaaactgaatccttgtcttctgcaagagcagcaagcactcttaaccactgcactATCTCTCCAAGcccatttactttttaaataaacatctTTCACtagagttttataatttttttattagttgattccaaatttttgttttaactttaattttcagtATGTTCCTAGgataatttttaatgaatttaattGAAGTGAAAGTGTTTCTCATTTGTGTGTGCTAGTTACTAACTACACTTGACATTCCGTACTGATTCCCCATCCCATAACCACAATGATGGCATACCATTCTACTCTCATGCCCACATAGTCCTTTAAATTAGGATTCAGCAGCCACATTCTCTCCAAATGTCAACAAACTCATTTCTTCCCTTTacattctcttctctttgcttcttttccttaCCCTATTGTTCCCTTTCCAATTGCCAGCACTGTACTGAAGAGACAAATAATAGTGGGGAAGCCGCATTTTATATGTGATTGTGACTGTTGGGGTTAATTGTCAAACTGATGAAATCTAGGATAACCTGGGAAACATGTCTTTGGTTATGGGAAGCGGAGGCATCTCTCTTGGTTGCAATAAGTGAGATGGGAAGACCTGCCAACCATGTGTGGTGTTATCCCCTAGCTGGGATCCTGGACCTGCCAACCATGTGTGGTGTTATCCCCTAGCTGGGATCCTGGACCTGCCAACCCTGTGTGGTGTTATCCCATGGCTGGGATCCTGGACCTGTCAACAATGTGTGATGTTATCCCCTGGCTGGGATCCTAGACCTATCAACCATGTGTCATGTTATcccctggctgggatcctggaccTGCCAACCATGTGTGGTATTattccctggctgggatcctggactgtataagaagagaaagagagctgagcagcagcatgcatccatgcatccattcctctctgcttcctaactgtgCATGCAATGTGACCACCTTACTGAACTGTCCCCTTGAAAATATAATAtgagataaaccctttctccctaaaGTTACTTTTATCAGTGcattttaccatagcaacagggAAAGAAACCAAGATGGGTGATTAAAGAAATCTCTTCAGGTTTTCCCTGTTTAGTGCAAAATGGGAATTAGTTTGACATCCTTAATctgtaaaaattatttcttctctctctctctctctctctctctctatatatatatatatatatatatatatatatatatatatatatatatacattttgatCTGTCATTGCTACTCTTGTGATTTGTATTCTGCTGGAAATCTGTTCTGTCAGTCAGCACAAAACCATTCTTGCCAGCCTTGCTGGCAAAGATTCCTTGGCTTTGGTGTAATTTATTTTCATGCAcatatttatgaattttaaatctgttattttcttttggacTTATTCTGCATCCATAAGTGAAACTGGTCCAATCCATATTAAATCATATTATTAATTTGATTTAAATTGCTTTATTAAAATGATACCTAAATAGGTACATGCACAAAAGTAGCATAAACCTTTGTTACTAAAAGGCCAAATATAACTTACTAATTAACTTCTATAAATCTAGAAAATCAACCAATGTCAAAACAATGCTGTTGAACAGTCAGgttggctcagtagataaagatgTTTacagccaagcctgaagacctgaattcaattccagggcccatggaaggaaagaactgactcctgcaggttgtcttctgacctccacatgtgccttGGCACAAGCTCGCCTACATgcatacctgtacacacacaataaacagatAGATTAAAAATGCTATCAGTTTGCTGTTCCTATGTTCTATTGAAATTGTCAGTGTCTCTGTTTCCTACTGTCCTGTCATGCCCTCATGTGCCTAACACCCTTGCTGCCATTGTCAAGACTGTGTTTCCCGGGActgttctttattaaaccactaAGGCGCTTCCTTTGAAGCAATATAGCATGATACCATCATTACTCCACTCAGGAGAAGCACATCTTTGACAGGTAGTTCCTCTTTAGTCGTCTCTCTTGTCCCCAACAAGTATAGTCCTTGAGAACACAAGTTTAAGAACTAAGTCGATGATAAGACTTGGCTGTCTAATCATTCAGCTGGCCCCGAATATGTGATGTTTATTTTAAGAGTCTTATCACATTGGATGTAAGATTTCAAGGGCTCTCTCTTTCCTAAAATTTATTCTcccatacaatacatcctgattttctttctccaatcCTCCCAGTCCCCCCACCTCCTCTACTCCTCAGAttcattcctcctccatttcccttcagaaaagagtgATCCTTTCAGAGCCccaaaacacagcaaaacaagatacaataagactaggtacaAACCTTCATATCAGGGTTGggtaaggcaacccagtaggaggaaaagggtcccaagagcagacaaaagagtcagacagCCCCACTTCTACTGTGAGAAGTTCcataaaaacaccaagctaacaaccttaatatatatatatatatatatatatatatatatatatatatatgacctaGCACAGACTCAAGCAGGTTCCATGattgctgctttagtctctgtgattCCCTACAAGCCTTAAAATGGCATAATGTCCTCAGATTCCTAGGTTATTGCTACTTGGTTTGAGGAACACCCAGAgttatacttatttatttccaGAACCATTAGTAAGAATTGCTAGCTGCCTTGAAATAACGGTTAGCCTCTCATTGgtagatgaatagataatgaCTATAActtaaatgaagaagaagaaattgtaGTGAACCTTCTCAGGAATAGGCAACTGGTTTTCAACCCAGAGCAATCACTGCCTTTGGGGGTTATGGAACCAGTACAGAAACTAGCCCAGACCATCCACCATCAGAAGGTGACCGTGAGTGGACAGGTCTTCCTTCCTATTGCCCCAAGTTCACCCCACAGGAAATCCCTCATCATTGTCCCCTAGATGGCTGTGTCTATTCTCATTGTAACCTGATTGATAGCAGGAGTtgagaataaaacaaaagctgGGTCTCTTTGTTCTAACCTTTCTGCTTCATGTTGATGGATTTGGCCCACTCCTCTAACAAGAAATCAGTGCCTCCAGGACCATCTGCTTGCTGCCAGTGTCTGTCACTCTATCCTTCCATGTTGGTTAGCACAAATGGTTTAAGCAAAGTTATTGTGACCTAcaacattgtttgtttgtttttttccaaaatgcCCCTACCCCCTCGGTCAAATTAAAACTATTCCCTTAGCCTCACCTATAACATGCAATGTTTCTCTTTGGGCTACATAGCCAGGATCCCTCAGTGTTGTGGAATAAAGGAAGGACCAGTCACAATGCCAGGGATGCAGATCTAGATGTCACACTAGAGAACATCAGAGAAGACTGAAGCACAGAATAAGGAGATCATGTGGCTTCCAACTCTCCCTCCAACTGGAGATTGCAGACAAGGAGAGAGCCATGGGCATGTCCTCAGACCTGCTgatctttcttttggtttttattttattttttgttcagaTAAGCACAACTAACAATTCCTGTAAGTTAACCCAATGAATCAACAGTAGAGAGAATGCTTTTATTCAACTGGTGGCACCGAAGAGAAGGGCTATTCTGTCGCTTCCTTCCTCCAACTGCCTGAGACCTGGAAGCCAGGTGGTGTGCATTCATGGAGGACATGAAAATGAGTGTGTATGATAGTTTAATgtgattggcccccataagctcatagggagtgccACTGTTtgaaagtgtggccttgttgaaggaagtgtgtcactgtaggggcaggCTTTGTGGTCTCTTGCTTAAGCTTTACTCAGTCTCATAGtcagcttcctgttgcctgcaagatgtaggactctcagttacttctccagtaccatgtctgcctacatgctgccgtgctccctgccatgactgataatggactgaacctctgaactgaaagccaccacctcaattaaatattgtcctttataagagttgctgtgctcatggtgtctcttcacaaccatgtaaaacctaagacagaagttggtaccagggagcgagttattgctgtgataggcctgactatggttggttttttttttgtttttttttttttttttttttttttttcatttttgaaggaATCAGGACcttgggactgtggattagaaaaatcAGTTGATCAAATGAATGGAACTacaaaacatattgagtgaggtaacccagacccagaaagacaaatataatatgtactcattcataagtagcttttagacataaaacaaagaaaaactagcctacagTACAGAATCCCAGGAAACCTAGATagcaaaaaggaccctaagagagacatacgtggatctaatctacatgggaagtagaaaaagacaagatctcctgagtaaattgggagcatgaagatCATGGGAGAGATtagaagggggggggaggagggaagcagagaaaaacatgtagctcaatataaacaaattttttaaagtgCAGAAAAACAATCAGTTGAATGCTGTAAGTGGTGCTTACTGGGCCGTACTACTAGGATCacagaagacagtggtgctgagtgtgacTTGATGAACTGTAGGGGAGCTAcctcaagaagtttcagaggagaaaaaattaatatattgcctggagattgttcttgtgatacATTGGTGAAGAATATGGTTACCTTTTGCTTTTGTCTAAAAAGACTACCTgaagctaaagtgaagagtttgtGATTAATTCCATTGACAAAGGAagcagcctagtatagactctgctgtgtggttattagtgtcagtctgatgaagatttataatgaaaaggaacaacctaagcaataaaaatactaaatgtcCCCCGGATCCTGCAGCCGCCGCGATGTTGATGCCCAAGAAGAACCGGATTGCCATCTATGAGCTCCTTTTTAAGGAAGGAGTGATGGTTGCCAAGAAGGATGTCCATATGCCCAAACACCCTGAGCTGGCAGACAAGAACGTGCCCAACCTTCATGTCATGAAGGCCATGCAGTCTCTGAAGTCTCGAGGCTACGTGAAGGAGCAGTTTGCCTGGAGACACTTCTATTGGTACCTTACGAATGAGGGCATCCAGTATCTCCGCGATTATCTCCACTTGCCTCCGGAGATCGTGCCTGCCACCCTGCGCCGCAGTCGTCCCGAAACTGGCAGGCCTCGGCCCAAAGGGCCGGAGGGTGAGCGCCCGGCAAGATTCACAAGAGGGGAGGCGGACAGAGACACCTACAGAAGGAGTGCTGTGCCCCCTGGTGCTGACAAGAAAGCCGAGGCTGGGGCTGGCTCAGCCACCGAGTTCCAGTTTAGAGGAGGCTTTGGTCGTGGACGGGGTCAGCCACCACAGTGAGCTTGAAGACTGTTGTTtggaataaactttaaagaaaagtgaaaaaaaaaaaatactaaatgtatgtattgagaaaaggaactagagctaaatcctgtgttcaaggagataaatggattaaaaaattgaataaagGGCGTGGTGACCTGAGGGCAATAGCTCACCTGGCTaagtttttataaagaaaagcttagagccacATATGGTAGTTATACACCATTAATCtaagcactcaaaaggcagaggctggtggatttctgaatttgaggccagtctggtctttagagcaagttcaaggacagccaagcaTAGGCAGTGAAGGTAACAATAAAAAACAGGAAGctgatgaagatgtaattgaatgagggggccaTGTTCTAGTCCCAGCAGAACTTGACAGCTTCAGCCACATAGTTCTGCCTTTAGAGGTTAGGATAAAAGAAACTGATTATAGAATTTGCTTCCACACCTAAGCTTCTGAGGCCAGATATGTATCAGGGTGGCCCCGAATGAAGGACTAGAGAAGCCCCTGTGGGAAGTTATGAAGGTGAAGTTTGGATTGCCTTGAAGAACCCAAGatattagagatgccagagttatGGGATACATGCCTAGGAAAGCTGCCAACAGGGAGTGTGGGACCAGCCCAAAAGAAAGAAGTGTATTGCAGTCAAAAAAGCTGAATggaattggagatctgaagagtacTTTGGCATCAGACATAGAAAGGAAGAgattggagtttgcccagctggtttttaaTCTTGTTTTAATTCAATATTTCACTGTGTTCCCTTACCTATGTTTtaaaatggtaatgtatatcctgtgccattatatattggaagtatgtgatatacttttttatttttattttacagggggattacagttaagagatttccATGATGCTCAAAAGAGACTTTGggcttttaaacattgttgagactgcaATAGACTATGGGGACATTTGAGGTTGGACCAAATGCATTTTACATTGTGATATGGTTACAAGCTTATGGGGGCAGGAAGTGGAATGtggtgaaagaaaatggctcccaaagggagtagcactgttaggaggtatggttttgttggagtagctATGGCCTTACTGGGGGGAAGTGCgccactgtgggagtgggctttgagttctcctatgctcaggatacttacagtgtctcagtccacttcccattgccttctgatcaagttGTAGTCAACACCATGTGTGCCtacacgctgccatgctccccaccatgatgataatggacggaatctctgaaactgtaagcaaaccacccTAATTAAATGATTTTCTTATGAGTtaccatggtcacagtgtctcttcacagcaataaaaaccccaactaagacactaCTTCTTTACTTCTACAACATCCCTTGGCAGGTCTTTTTTACCctatttacaaatgaggaaactaaATCTTAGAAGActagttagttagttattttAGGTAGGAACAGCATTATTCACCATGTCAAATGTTGTTTCCCTTTCCTGTCCAGTGGTATTGAAGAAGAAATCTAACATTTTGGAGCTGTGCCAAAGATCTAATGATTTTTGTGCAAGCAATgagaaaattacaaaatgaagAAACATGAACTTGAAGCAAGACCATTAGCCTttttgaccttgaactttctgaTTCTATTTTTTCATCAATAAAGGGAGATGATTAAGATGCCTCTTCTCTGTGGTTATCAGGTGGATCTGAAGTGATGTGTAAGATTAGAAAACATGATGCCAATCACATGAAGTATAGCGCAGACAGCCAGTAAATAATACCACTTACCACAGGGCAGTTGGGCAACTACAGTGGCTTCCATTCCATATGGCTGCACCCTCACATACCAAACTACTTTTTGCTGTCTTGAGGAAAGTAATTCAGCAAACTTTTGCTGCCGAGAAACAAGATGTTGGGGGATATTTCTCTTGGGAAGTTGGATTTTCCAGTTATGATGTATGCAACTCAGGCAAGGCTGCAGGCTCAAAAAAGGTATGCCTGCTTTGTCAAACTAAAGTTCAGGGCATCAAAAACCCTCTCcctatgattgtgtgtgtgtgtgtgttttgtgtatatttgtgttcCTATTCAAGGATGTGTGTGATTGCATGTATGTGCTGGTACAGAaggatgtgtgtggaggccagatatCAACATCAAGTGTATTCTTCTATCACCCTCTACCTTaattcttgagacagagtctctcactgacccctAGTCCTCCTATTTGGCAAAACAAGCTAGATAGTGGGATTCCTGGGTCTACTCCTCCCCAGGGCTAGGATCACAAGCATGtattaccatgcccagcttttgacatgtgtgctgaggatcaaacttggatcctcaaagcactttacctgttgagccatatCCACAGCCCCCATgatacttttattaaaaaaaaacaaaaaacaaaaaacaaaaaaaaacctcttattCATCTACTAACACTTACATTTGCCCTGGCTGGAAGTTTTTCGAGTACGAGCAGTTGGTAATTTGGCTTTCCTGGTAGCGATTTCTCTAAGGCCACAGCAGCCTCCAGTTCGATGAGAGCGCCATAGTGACTGGCTGACTGTGAGCATGCTACTTTTCTAATCAGGAAAGCAGGTGCTCAAGAGACCATGAAGAAAGGCCCTTGTCCCGGTGACTCCATCACATCCCCTCCAATCAGGTTTTCTGACGCTAAGTGTATGCAGCTTGGATATCTGCTGATATTATAAGGATTTAGAGATTTCGCTTTattaattaacatttttgttttgcttaaatTCTGGAGTGCACTGATTTTCCAGAAGTGCTAATTACCAGCCTTGCAGCTCAAAGTCGGCCGAATATTAAAATCTTCCATCATGTGCTCCCTCTGAGCTTGGAAATGTCCTCACTCCACCCTGTAAACAGGGGGAAGGCCCTGGCAGCTGCCCTCACAGGCTGGGGGCTCTCTTGACCAGATAAGCACTGAGTCCCAACAGACCCCTCATTCTATGGGAGGTACAGCCACATCTATCTTTAAACAAATTTGAGCCTTCTGGAAAAGCCATGATCTGCCCCAGGAAGTCAGAGGCATGGTGCGAGAGAGAGGCAGACCTAACTACTGCCATTAAATGTCCATGGGAGTCCCTAGTTCTAGCCCACAGAATCTTTCTAAAAGTCAGAGTCTGAATTCTTTCTCAGATATTTCATTATTCTCGGGTCAGGGAAACGTTGGCTTCCATCATAGGGGAGTCATGCAGTTGAGAATGGGATTATGGTAGGTTATTGTctcattttcttggttttttgcgGTAGTTTGTCATTTGTTAGAGGGAAGGTATCTTTCCGTTATAGACTGGACAATGTGGACACTGAAGGACCTCCCCCAAGATCTTGGATCTGGTGACCTAAGGATCCACTGGAGCTTTTGAGGGTTTGAACTAAGCAGGAAGAGAGAtgaaagagtgaaaaaaaaaaacaacgcaTCCCCAGGGCTGGCTAGACTTATATTGTGGTCCTAGGAACCCTGCTGGGACATAAATAATAAGATTTCCAAGTTACCAAGACTTCTGAAGTCTTGGAGAAATTCCTCCACCACCATAGCTGAAGTAGActgttgagatggaggaaggagcagTCCAGCCCTGAAGCCACTGGGCACAGACCTGAAACTAGTTCCTTACAGACCTAGCTCTGCCACCTGCTGACTCTGCCTCGAGGCGCCAACCGCCCAGCTTCTCCTAGCTTGTTTTCTCTTAGAGAGAGCCTAATGGGGTGCTCTGAGGATGTAGCTGATGTGGTTACCGCCCCTTTAATGCGCGTTAAGATGGTCAGTGCTGTGGTGTGGGTGGTGAGGGCCTCACAGTCAGCTGCATGCCCTGAGCCTCCCTAAAGCTGGTTCACTGATTGGCTGCAGGGGTGAGTCCCCAGCTGCACTGTGAGGTCCCACAAAGTTCCCAGATCCTGCTTCGGTCGTGTGAGTTTGAATGACtgattcaaaccactacagagcTATGACGCCATCTTTGCAGacatgaaggaggaagggaacGCATGATGCAAACACGGGTTTCTCAGGGACTCCGTGTCAGTCACACAAGGTCATTTATGGATAATGTCTGAGTTTCCTTTCTAGTGGCTGTGACAAAAACACCTTGACAAAGCACCTTGCGGGGGGAAGAGTTTGTTTTAGTGGACAGTTCCAAGTGGCAGCCCTTCAGAGTAGGGCAGCCACAGAAACAGGAGGCTGAGTGGACTGGCTCACCGTCGGGAGACAGCAAGAGGCTTTGCCTGCACTCAGCTCATGGTCtctgaatattttacttttttactttattttatttggaatttCATAGGTGGGTATGGTAAATTATTTCCACTCCCTCCAActtctcccatgctcccaactccCTCTCATATTTATGACTTCTACTTTagttattatacatacatatatacatgtatgtacatatatacatatatatatacacaacctACTGAGTTGatcatatgtatacatgtttagGGTTTACCATTTGGGATTGAAGAACCCTATTGGAAGCTCATTCCTAGGGAAAACTCATTCTCCCACTCTAGCAACCATTGCCCATAGCTCCTCATCTAGGATGGGACCTCCCAAGCTCCACATTGGACCCCATCTACATTGGAATGTCAGCTGGTTGtcattgtgcaggtcttgtttaggtgaccatGTTGTTCAGACTTCAAGATGCAGCTCCCTGATATACATTGAAGGTGATATCTCCGGGCTGATATCCTGGTCCCCAGGCTCTTAGAATCTCTCTACCCCTTTCCTCAAGTGTCCCCTGAGCCTTAGTTGTAGAGGTCATGCTGTAAGAATATCAACTGTGGATGGGCACGCCACGGTCAGGGTTCTTCTCAACATTTTGGCCATTTGTAGGTTTCTGTCATGGTCGTTGtcggctgaaaaaaaaaaaaacttctttgatGAGCAGTGGGTATAAAGACAGATTTTGAGAGTGTGGttggattatgctggtttaaGAAGGTGGCAATAGCAGCCCTCTAGGGTCATGACCTCACCAGCAACAGATGGTTGACTGATTTCAACCTATGAATTCTGTCCTATGGagcaggccttaagtccaatcagaCAGCTGTCTGTTGCCCCAGGTATAGGTGCCACTATCAGTTCCTCCACTTTTATACAGTCTAGTGCCCAACTCATAAAACTGTGCCAcctacattcagggtgggtcttatCACCGGTTACCCTAATTAagaaatccctcacagacatgccacaGGCCGACACAATCTAGACAGTTCCACCTTGAGACTCTTCTACAGTGATCCCACAGCGTGTTAAACTGACAAAGCAGACCACTGCTGATAAGGTCAGCCTGAGACTATAGGTCATGCAAGATTCCTTGTCAAGTTGGTGCTGGAGCTGACACTGGACCAGGTCCAAATCCACCTTGCTGTGAGATTTACTAAGACATGTATCTATGACGAGGCCATAGTAAGCTTTTCTGTCAGCGTctgctcacaaataatgacacagagacttactgaTCAttttgaaagcttggccttacCTAAGGCTTTTCCCCAACTAATGCTTacaacttaacctgtttctattaatctacattctaccacatgGCTCTGTTACCTCTGCTCTGTACCGTATGTCCCACCTCTTCAGCGCCTCCCTGGTGTCTCCTCTAAGCCTagactctttccttctctattcCTCTCTTTCCTTGGAAGTCCCGCCTATCTCTCCTGTCTAGCTTTTGCCATTATagctcttcattaaaccaatcagaaggcccCTTAGACAGAGACTGATCTTCACTGTGTAAACGAATATTCTGTACCACTAGACCATAGGAATGTCTCCTCTCTCTACCTGCCCTGTGACGCCTTCCCTCAGTCAACTGCTAGCCCATACTTACTGTTGAGAAAGAGTGTAGTCAGCCCAGTCCCCAGGCCTTGAAGTTTCACTGAATCTCTATAGCGCTCTGGAATACAGCAGGGTAGCAACTCCATTGGCCTGTATATTATTAGACAAAAGGGAAAGGGCAGCAGGTGTGGAGAGAAGGGAACTATTAGAGTAGAAATGTCTCCTGTTTCTAGAAGGGCTCTGCTATGCCCAGGTTAGAGCCACCCTTCTAGAATAATATTCTGTGGCTCCGTCAGCACCCACAGAATGCAGAAAATGTGTCTGGGGGCCATTGTCATCACATAGACATGCCACAGGCAGAATGTCCTctcctccagttccagggtcatCACAGGTGCCTGATAAAATTTTAACATGTGTCTCTTTTCCCCTTGTAAAAATACTATGGAGCAGAGAAAGTAAAATATATCTCATATGTGAGatactttatatacatatataatatataatagaaaAAGGCCTTTATTTACTAAAACTGACAAACCCACAATACATAATtactattaatatttttgttctgtttctctctcccatttcctGAACGGCATGTACTTTCTGAAGTTATAATTAATTTGATAACCCAACTATTTTGCCCACTATGACAAGATCAGCTCTCTAGACAATTAAAAGCCTGTTGTAGACAGAATTTTAATAGTTACATAATGTTTCAGGGAATAGATTTATGAAAATTTAGCCAGC is a genomic window containing:
- the LOC130888685 gene encoding 40S ribosomal protein S10, producing MLMPKKNRIAIYELLFKEGVMVAKKDVHMPKHPELADKNVPNLHVMKAMQSLKSRGYVKEQFAWRHFYWYLTNEGIQYLRDYLHLPPEIVPATLRRSRPETGRPRPKGPEGERPARFTRGEADRDTYRRSAVPPGADKKAEAGAGSATEFQFRGGFGRGRGQPPQ